One genomic segment of Clostridium saccharoperbutylacetonicum N1-4(HMT) includes these proteins:
- a CDS encoding YgiQ family radical SAM protein, producing MTTEKKFVPINKKDMRERGWDECDFIIVTADAYIDHHSFGTAIISRVLEANGYKVGIIAQPDWKSIYDFQRLGRPKYAFLVNAGNMDSMVNHYTVSKRERSADLYSPGGEMGHRPDMSTIVYCNKIREAYKDIDIVIGGIEASLRRFAHYDYWSDKVRKSILIDSTADLLIYSMGEKQIVAIAESLKNNVRAKDITYVRGTCYLTESLEDIQDYIEIPSYKDVSIDKYKYAQASKLEDDEQDSIRGHILVQKHGNKYLVQNIPETPLNREELDEVYNLPYMRNYHPIYEAKGGIPAIEEVKFSTVSSRGCFGDCKFCAITFHQGRVVQSRSKESILQEVEEITKMPDFKGYIHDVGGPTANFRKPACTKQLAFGACKGKDCLSPSVCGNADVDHSEYLELLRAIRKVPKVKKAFVRSGLRYDYIMADKDDTFFKELVEHHVSGKLKVAPEHVSRDVLKYMGKPAGETYDKFVAKFEKITNKLGKKQYIIPYLMSSHPGSTLKCAIELAEYLRDINYQPEQVQDFYPTPGTLATTMYYTGLDPATMKEIYVPKTKHEKAMQRALLQFKNPKYYTLVYEALTEAGRTDLIGNGPKCLIRDKSHNSKNNSYSKSKESNTVDKSNKTNANRGNKGKQISDNHKSRNTKGKNNAKTTAKHKSRSRQ from the coding sequence ATGACAACTGAAAAAAAGTTTGTACCAATAAATAAAAAAGATATGAGAGAAAGAGGCTGGGATGAATGTGATTTTATTATAGTCACAGCCGATGCGTATATAGATCATCATAGTTTTGGAACTGCAATTATTTCAAGAGTTCTTGAAGCTAATGGATATAAAGTTGGTATAATAGCTCAGCCAGACTGGAAGTCGATTTATGACTTTCAAAGGCTTGGAAGACCTAAGTATGCTTTCTTGGTTAATGCTGGGAATATGGATTCTATGGTTAATCATTATACTGTAAGTAAAAGGGAACGAAGTGCAGATCTTTATTCACCAGGTGGGGAAATGGGCCATAGGCCAGATATGTCAACAATTGTATATTGTAATAAAATAAGAGAAGCATATAAAGATATTGATATTGTAATTGGTGGAATAGAAGCAAGTCTTAGAAGGTTTGCTCATTATGATTATTGGAGTGATAAGGTAAGAAAATCAATACTAATAGATAGTACAGCTGATCTTTTGATTTATAGCATGGGGGAAAAGCAAATTGTAGCTATAGCAGAAAGCTTGAAGAATAATGTTCGTGCGAAGGATATTACTTATGTTAGAGGGACTTGTTATCTGACTGAAAGTTTAGAAGATATTCAAGATTATATTGAAATCCCTTCATATAAAGACGTTTCAATTGACAAATATAAATATGCACAAGCAAGTAAACTTGAAGATGACGAGCAAGACTCGATAAGAGGACATATTTTGGTTCAAAAACATGGAAATAAATATTTGGTTCAAAATATTCCAGAAACTCCATTAAACAGAGAAGAACTGGATGAAGTATATAACCTTCCTTATATGAGAAATTATCACCCTATTTATGAAGCAAAAGGCGGAATACCTGCAATTGAGGAAGTGAAATTTAGTACTGTAAGTTCAAGAGGGTGCTTTGGCGATTGTAAGTTTTGCGCTATAACTTTTCATCAGGGCAGAGTCGTTCAAAGCAGAAGCAAGGAATCTATATTACAAGAAGTTGAAGAAATAACTAAGATGCCTGATTTTAAAGGCTACATACATGATGTGGGAGGACCAACTGCAAACTTTAGAAAACCTGCCTGCACCAAGCAATTAGCTTTTGGTGCCTGCAAGGGAAAAGATTGTTTATCTCCAAGTGTTTGTGGGAATGCTGATGTGGATCATTCTGAATATTTAGAATTATTAAGAGCTATTAGGAAGGTACCTAAGGTAAAAAAAGCATTTGTACGTTCTGGACTAAGATATGATTATATTATGGCTGATAAAGATGATACCTTCTTTAAAGAATTAGTTGAGCATCATGTGAGTGGAAAATTGAAAGTTGCTCCTGAACATGTTTCTAGGGATGTTTTAAAGTATATGGGGAAGCCAGCAGGAGAAACTTATGATAAATTTGTAGCGAAGTTTGAAAAAATAACTAATAAGCTTGGGAAGAAACAGTACATAATTCCGTATTTAATGTCATCTCATCCAGGAAGTACTTTAAAATGTGCTATTGAACTTGCAGAATATTTAAGAGATATAAATTATCAGCCGGAGCAGGTTCAAGATTTTTATCCAACACCAGGAACTTTAGCTACAACTATGTATTATACTGGACTTGATCCAGCTACAATGAAAGAAATTTATGTTCCGAAAACAAAACATGAAAAAGCTATGCAAAGGGCACTTCTTCAATTTAAAAATCCTAAATATTATACTTTGGTATATGAAGCTTTAACAGAAGCAGGAAGAACTGATTTAATTGGTAATGGACCTAAGTGCCTTATAAGAGATAAAAGTCACAATTCTAAAAATAATTCATATAGTAAAAGTAAAGAAAGTAATACCGTTGATAAAAGTAATAAAACAAATGCTAATAGAGGAAATAAAGGTAAGCAAATAAGTGATAATCATAAATCAAGAAATACTAAGGGGAAAAATAATGCAAAAACTACTGCAAAGCATAAAAGTAGAAGCAGACAGTAG
- a CDS encoding PFL family protein, protein MNTNNILETIKMIEEEKLDVRTITMGISLLDCIDPDGNKARTKIYDKITKSAERLVEVGRQIETEFGIPIVNKRVSITPMSIIAGATDETSYVEFARTLDRAAETLGIDFLGGFSALVQKGCTKGDKILIQSIPEALAVTKKVCASVNVGCTKSGINMNAVRDMAEVIKRTAELTKDAKGFGCAKLVVFANAVEDNPFMAGAFHGVGEAERIINVGVSGPGVVKRALEKVRGESFDVVAETIKQTAFKVTRMGELVANEASKRLNVPFGIVDLSLAPTPAVGDSVAEILEEIGLEQVGTHGTIAALAMLNDAVKKGGVMACSHVGGLSGAFIPVSEDAGMIDAVNSGCLNLEKLEGMTCVCSVGLDMIAIPGDTPTSTIAGMIADEAAIGVINNKTTAVRIIPAPGCKIGDMVEFGGLLGSAPVMKVNGKSSEIFANRGGRIPAPIHSFKN, encoded by the coding sequence ATGAATACTAATAATATACTTGAAACTATAAAAATGATTGAAGAAGAAAAGTTAGATGTAAGAACTATAACTATGGGGATATCTTTATTGGATTGTATAGATCCAGATGGAAACAAGGCTAGAACAAAGATATATGATAAAATTACAAAATCAGCAGAACGCTTAGTTGAAGTTGGAAGACAAATAGAAACAGAATTTGGTATTCCAATTGTAAATAAGAGAGTTTCTATCACACCAATGTCTATAATTGCAGGAGCTACGGATGAAACTAGTTATGTTGAGTTTGCAAGAACTTTAGACAGAGCAGCTGAAACGTTAGGTATAGATTTCTTGGGTGGATTTTCAGCTTTAGTTCAAAAAGGATGTACAAAGGGAGATAAGATTTTAATACAATCAATTCCTGAAGCGTTGGCAGTAACTAAAAAGGTTTGCGCATCGGTTAATGTTGGATGTACGAAATCTGGAATAAATATGAATGCTGTAAGAGATATGGCTGAAGTAATAAAGAGAACAGCTGAATTAACTAAGGATGCGAAAGGTTTTGGTTGTGCTAAACTAGTTGTATTTGCAAATGCGGTTGAAGATAATCCGTTTATGGCAGGAGCTTTTCATGGGGTTGGAGAAGCTGAAAGGATCATAAATGTTGGAGTGAGTGGACCGGGAGTTGTTAAAAGAGCATTGGAAAAAGTTAGAGGTGAATCTTTCGATGTTGTTGCAGAAACAATTAAGCAAACTGCTTTTAAGGTTACAAGGATGGGTGAATTAGTTGCAAATGAAGCATCAAAAAGATTAAATGTACCATTTGGCATAGTGGATTTATCTTTGGCACCAACACCTGCTGTTGGAGATTCAGTTGCAGAAATCTTAGAAGAAATTGGATTAGAACAAGTTGGTACACATGGAACTATAGCAGCACTTGCTATGCTTAATGACGCAGTTAAAAAAGGTGGAGTTATGGCATGTAGTCATGTTGGAGGTTTAAGTGGAGCTTTCATACCAGTATCAGAAGATGCAGGAATGATTGATGCAGTTAACAGCGGATGCTTAAACTTAGAAAAATTAGAAGGTATGACCTGTGTATGTTCTGTTGGACTTGATATGATTGCAATTCCAGGAGACACACCAACTTCAACAATTGCAGGTATGATTGCAGATGAAGCAGCTATTGGAGTTATAAACAATAAGACTACCGCAGTTAGAATTATACCAGCACCAGGATGCAAAATAGGAGATATGGTTGAATTTGGAGGACTTTTGGGTTCAGCACCAGTTATGAAGGTAAATGGAAAGTCATCAGAAATATTTGCAAACCGAGGAGGAAGAATTCCTGCTCCAATACATTCTTTTAAGAATTAA
- a CDS encoding ACT domain-containing protein, which yields MKAILTVIGQDKVGIIAGVSNKMLEYSINILDVNQTIMQGFFTMIMVLDCKDMNRSFEDVRAGLVSEGERLGVEVKIQREEIFKSMHSL from the coding sequence ATGAAAGCAATATTAACAGTAATTGGGCAAGATAAAGTTGGTATTATAGCAGGGGTAAGTAATAAAATGCTAGAATACAGCATTAACATTTTAGATGTTAATCAAACAATAATGCAAGGATTCTTTACCATGATAATGGTTTTGGATTGTAAAGATATGAACAGATCTTTTGAAGATGTTCGTGCAGGGCTTGTATCAGAAGGAGAAAGACTTGGGGTTGAAGTTAAGATACAAAGAGAAGAAATATTCAAGTCAATGCATTCATTATAA